The following are encoded in a window of Megalopta genalis isolate 19385.01 chromosome 6, iyMegGena1_principal, whole genome shotgun sequence genomic DNA:
- the pbl gene encoding epithelial cell transforming 2 pebble isoform X3, giving the protein MEEQSVHSSISDINSEEAVRSEPVIIPRKKRICLIGAAGDDPALGAAAQQFSVPVLKSETGLEYVEDTTYCTYFILKQFEGPEYDALHKSAHRILGPTALLQLAERKDTLPSINRPMYTQAMVGMVVVFTGFRKKDELTKLINMIHNMGGSIRKEMGAKVTHLIANCCGGDKYRYAVTFRVPVMSMDWVTALWNAKNDIFIYGNSEELITTYKLKPFFGAKVCFFGFPEEEKRHMCEVLQQQGGESTEIDDPNCTHVVTDVGSGEYKKRNNAFDMLSYTKNPNYIPRYYTKTKPFSFTFYNPYTNTIPNTKTVNLSHTCNINYAKMPTKLNTKYFLHRLSSSLPQSLDYKESKFNYSNSDNISQDSAICMDDNFCDGTNLPDESYMSEFSIPRADSGIDMSSTKNSYNKTQARGLIVSEQTNFPAILTTLDSIFLSSLANNAKKPEDTISDISCDNTGNENVEDELRPHNFQSSTLCKKRIIPYANNHHFDTKSQLLKSCKNAQYSQSSLFLNRKIITPRRYIKWRKVKSCVAIHKIDSPDKIKFKRIYSHPNLFRRFDAELNDSLLHNPLTPMTKKKSFLNTRKLSSSMLSKLSHINLPLFKQYVVSPSKKTLETHPRQKYTPLPSPLPVLAKVAKLSSTEYGLRSTFTSCGKYLNLSSKTCDSEDDYVKCEQSEDTQLFSVVDESNVNALPDLASVRAHIVKAEWFWTSVQNEGAADEKEYLFEDYLESVLSPTISSRRDSQQTTTPSTASTRRKRKRLAETLSSLVQNGADSPALHKRRSSISDAGLLSVSGSFLDCTASPDKPLLDDIPEVEAVNTDSSRKNLSPRHQVFLELVQTESNYVGILSTIMTLFKSPLEDLIDTSGELLNGTEAKIIFGNFPPIYDVHKKMLEELRYSATHWMEDISIGNIFLKFAPDLVKAYPPYVNFFENTKEMLDQCDQNKPRFHAFLKVCQTKPECGRQSLKELLIKPVQRLPSISLLLNDILKHTNKNNPDHSALELSISSIKEVMTYINEDKRKTEGQLVMFDIFNEIDNCPPHLVSSHRSFIGKCDVMELSEGLSGRGDHLVLFLFTDTLEICKKRSKAFNSLKSPNTANGLHATKLSQGKPYKHIKMLSLSTIKKVVDIRETDECHKVFALMVRSNQELKEKLFSFTITDEEVNKTNYLRTLCRQMANTVCKADADTFLISLDSHQLEIDTSDVALGTLSKAFKSLFHNFYLEYMDPFASRTRMKVGRAFSFNKTPSKLKRAMSTMMSPFGSTNSLTPASQQLAQMRLASCNNINELGNGGSGSPSRDDVLVAPMSVQPTRKAKCSSLSMASLRRNCSDEVMQDKSDL; this is encoded by the exons ATGGAAGAGCAAAGCGTTCACAGCAGTATCAGTGATATAAATAGTGAAGAGGCAGTTAGAAGTGAGC CTGTAATTATTCCACGTAAAAAGCGAATATGCTTAATTGGTGCAGCTGGAGATGATCCTGCACTTGGTGCTGCTGCTCAGCAGTTTAGTGTACCTGTCCTTAAATCAGAAACTGGTTTAGAATATGTAGAAGATACAACATATTgtacttattttatattaaaacagTTTGAGGGACCTGAATATGATGCTCTCCATAAAAGTGCTCATAG AATATTGGGACCGACGGCGCTTCTGCAATTGGCAGAAAGAAAGGACACATTACCTAGTATTAACAGACCTATGTATACACAAGCTATGGTAGGCATGGTGGTAGTATTTACTGGATTTAGGAAAAAGGATGAATTG ACTAAATTGATCAACATGATCCATAACATGGGTGGAAGTATTAGAAAAGAAATGGGTGCAAAAGTGACACATCTCATTGCTAATTGTTGCGGTGGAGATAAGTATAGATATGCTGTCACATTTCGGGTACCAGTAATGTCTATGGATTGGGTGACAGCTTTATGGAATGCCAAAAACGATATTTTCATTTATGGAAATAGTGAAGAACTG ATCACTACTTATAAGCTGAAGCCATTTTTTGGTGCAAAAGTATGTTTCTTTGGTTTCCCCGAAGAAGAAAAACGTCACATGTGTGAAGTTTTGCAACAACAAGGTGGTGAATCTACTGAAATTGACGATCCAAATTGTACACATGTG GTAACAGATGTAGGAAGTGGTGAATACAAGAAACGCAACAATGCTTTTGACATGCTATCATACACTAAAAATCCTAATTACATTCCACGCTATTACACAAAAACAAAACCATTTTCCTTTACCTTTTACAATCCATATACTAATACTATCCCTAACACAAAAACAGTAAATTTATCACATACCTGCAATATTAATTACGCGAAAATGCCAACAAAATTGAACACTAAATATTTCTTGCATCGTTTGTCTTCTTCTTTGCCACAGTCTCTAGACTACAAAGAAAGTAAATTTAATTATTCCAATTCAGATAATATTAGTCAAGACTCGGCTATTTGTATGGATGATAATTTCTGTGATGGTACAAATTTACCAGATGAGTCTTATATGTCTGAATTTTCTATTCCACGAGCAGATTCAGGCATTGATATGTCTTCAACAAAGAACTCTTACAACAAAACTCAAGCAAGAGGTTTAATTGTATCAGAACAAACTAATTTTCCTGCAATACTTACGACATTGGAttctatatttttatcttcATTAGCTAACAACGCAAAGAAGCCAGAAGATACTATATCTGATATTTCATGTGATAATACTGGTAATGAAAATGTAGAGGATGAATTGAGGCCTCATAACTTCCAATCTTCTACACTCTGTAAAAAAAGAATTATTCCATATGCAAATAATCACCATTTTGATACCAAGTCACAATTGTTGAAATCTTGCAAAAATGCACAGTATTCGCAGAGCTCTCTTTTTcttaatagaaaaattataaCTCCTAGACGGTATATTAAATGGCGAAAAGTAAAGTCTTGCGTTGCAATTCATAAAATTGATTCTCCAgacaaaattaaatttaaaagaatttattCTCACCCTAATTTATTTAGACGATTTGACGCGGAACTTAATGATTCTCTTTTACATAACCCTCTAACACCAATGACAAAGAAAAAAAGTTTTTTGAATACACGTAAATTGAGTTCATCTATGTTGTCAAAGCTTAGCCATATAAATTTGCCATTATTTAAACAGTATGTAGTTAGTCCTTCCAAAAAGACTCTAGAAACTCATCCGAGACAGAAATATACTCCCTTGCCAAGTCCTCTCCCTGTACTTGCAAAGGTAGCAAAGTTATCAAGTACTGAATATGGTTTGAGAAGTACGTTTACATCTTGCggaaaatatttgaatcttTCTTCTAAAACTTGTGATTCAGAAGATGATTATGTAAAATGTGAACAATCAGAGGACACACAATTATTCTCG GTTGTGGATGAATCAAATGTGAATGCATTACCGGATTTGGCTTCTGTAAGAGCTCATATCGTAAAAGCTGAATGGTTTTGGACATCTGTGCAAAATGAGGGTGCGGCTGATGAAAAGgaatatttatttgaagat TATTTGGAATCTGTTCTATCGCCAACGATATCATCTAGACGTGATAGCCAACAAACAACTACTCCAAGCACAGCATCTACAAGACGAAAACGTAAACGACTAGCAGAAACTTTGTCTAGTTTGGTTCAAAACGGAGCAGATTCACCAGCTCTACATAAAAGGCGATCCAGCATTAGTGATGCCGGTCTTTTGAGTGTTAGTGGAAGCTTTCTTGATTGCACAGCAAGCCCAGATAAGCCATTACTTGATG ATATTCCAGAAGTGGAAGCTGTGAATACTGATAGCTCTAGAAAAAATTTATCACCTCGTCATCAAGTTTTCTTAGAGTTAGTGCAAACTGAGTCGAATTATGTTGGCATTCTCAGTACAATTATGACG TTGTTCAAATCACCATTAGAAGATCTCATAGATACAAGTGGCGAGTTGTTAAACGGTACAGAAGCTAAAATTATATTTGGTAATTTTCCACCTATTTATGACGTTCATAAAAAGATGTTAGAAGAATTAAGATATAGTGCAACACACTGGATGGAGGACATTAGTATAGGCAATATATTTCTAAAGTTTGCACCAGACCTAGTCAAGGCATATCCACCGTATGTCAACTTCTTCGAAAATACAAAGGAAATGCTCGACCAATGTGATCAAAATAAACCGCGATTTCATGCCTTTTTGAAGGTTTGTCAGACAAAACCTGAATGTGGCCGACAAAGTTTGAAGGAGTTGTTGATTAAACCAGTACAAAGGTTACCCAGTATTAGTCTATTATTAAATG ATATCCTTAAacatacaaataaaaataatccagATCATAGCGCATTGGAGTTATCAATTAGCAGTATTAAGGAAGTCATGACGTACATAAATGAAGATAAAAGAAAAACCGAAGGTCAATTAGTTATGTTCgacatttttaatgaaattgatAATTGTCCGCCGCATTTAGTTTCCTCACATCGATCATTTATTGGTAAATGCGATGTGATGGAACTTAGTGAAGGTTTGAGTGGGCGTGGTGATCATTTAGTCTTATTTCTGTTCACTGATACACTCGAGATATGTAAAAAAAGATCAAAAGCCTTCAATTCATTAAAAAGTCCTAATACAGCAAACGGATTGCATGCAACCAAATTAAGTCAAGGAAAACCAtataaacatattaaaatgtTATCACTCAGTACAATAAAAAAAGTTGTGGACATACGAGAAACTGACG AATGTCATAAAGTATTTGCCTTAATGGTGAGAAGTAATCAGGAGTTAAAAGAAAAGctattttcatttacgattactGATGAAGAAGTaaataaaacaaattatttacggACTTTGTGTAGGCAAATGGCGAATACAGTATGTAAAGCTGATGCG GACACGTTCCTGATAAGTCTTGATTCGCATCAACTTGAAATTGACACAAGTGATGTAGCATTAGGAACTTTAAGTAAAGCATTTAA GAGcctatttcataatttttacctGGAGTATATGGACCC GTTTGCGTCTCGTACAAGGATGAAAGTCGGCAGAGCGTTTAGTTTTAACAAAACTCCAAGTAAACTGAAAAGAGCAATGTCAACAATGATGTCACCATTTGGATCAACGAATAGTCTGACTCCTGCAAGTCAACAGCTAGCACAGATGCGGCTTGCTAGTTGCAACAATATTAAC GAGCTGGGTAATGGTGGTTCAGGCTCGCCATCTAGAGATGATGTTCTAGTAGCACCCATGTCGGTTCAGCCGACACGAAAGGCCAAATGCAGTTCCCTCAGTATGGCTTCGTTAAGAAG
- the pbl gene encoding epithelial cell transforming 2 pebble isoform X1: MEEQSVHSSISDINSEEAVRSEPVIIPRKKRICLIGAAGDDPALGAAAQQFSVPVLKSETGLEYVEDTTYCTYFILKQFEGPEYDALHKSAHRILGPTALLQLAERKDTLPSINRPMYTQAMVGMVVVFTGFRKKDELTKLINMIHNMGGSIRKEMGAKVTHLIANCCGGDKYRYAVTFRVPVMSMDWVTALWNAKNDIFIYGNSEELITTYKLKPFFGAKVCFFGFPEEEKRHMCEVLQQQGGESTEIDDPNCTHVVTDVGSGEYKKRNNAFDMLSYTKNPNYIPRYYTKTKPFSFTFYNPYTNTIPNTKTVNLSHTCNINYAKMPTKLNTKYFLHRLSSSLPQSLDYKESKFNYSNSDNISQDSAICMDDNFCDGTNLPDESYMSEFSIPRADSGIDMSSTKNSYNKTQARGLIVSEQTNFPAILTTLDSIFLSSLANNAKKPEDTISDISCDNTGNENVEDELRPHNFQSSTLCKKRIIPYANNHHFDTKSQLLKSCKNAQYSQSSLFLNRKIITPRRYIKWRKVKSCVAIHKIDSPDKIKFKRIYSHPNLFRRFDAELNDSLLHNPLTPMTKKKSFLNTRKLSSSMLSKLSHINLPLFKQYVVSPSKKTLETHPRQKYTPLPSPLPVLAKVAKLSSTEYGLRSTFTSCGKYLNLSSKTCDSEDDYVKCEQSEDTQLFSVVDESNVNALPDLASVRAHIVKAEWFWTSVQNEGAADEKEYLFEDYLESVLSPTISSRRDSQQTTTPSTASTRRKRKRLAETLSSLVQNGADSPALHKRRSSISDAGLLSVSGSFLDCTASPDKPLLDDIPEVEAVNTDSSRKNLSPRHQVFLELVQTESNYVGILSTIMTLFKSPLEDLIDTSGELLNGTEAKIIFGNFPPIYDVHKKMLEELRYSATHWMEDISIGNIFLKFAPDLVKAYPPYVNFFENTKEMLDQCDQNKPRFHAFLKVCQTKPECGRQSLKELLIKPVQRLPSISLLLNDILKHTNKNNPDHSALELSISSIKEVMTYINEDKRKTEGQLVMFDIFNEIDNCPPHLVSSHRSFIGKCDVMELSEGLSGRGDHLVLFLFTDTLEICKKRSKAFNSLKSPNTANGLHATKLSQGKPYKHIKMLSLSTIKKVVDIRETDECHKVFALMVRSNQELKEKLFSFTITDEEVNKTNYLRTLCRQMANTVCKADADTFLISLDSHQLEIDTSDVALGTLSKAFKSLFHNFYLEYMDPYVFLLNSMCETTLHVPLPFASRTRMKVGRAFSFNKTPSKLKRAMSTMMSPFGSTNSLTPASQQLAQMRLASCNNINELGNGGSGSPSRDDVLVAPMSVQPTRKAKCSSLSMASLRRNCSDEVMQDKSDL, from the exons ATGGAAGAGCAAAGCGTTCACAGCAGTATCAGTGATATAAATAGTGAAGAGGCAGTTAGAAGTGAGC CTGTAATTATTCCACGTAAAAAGCGAATATGCTTAATTGGTGCAGCTGGAGATGATCCTGCACTTGGTGCTGCTGCTCAGCAGTTTAGTGTACCTGTCCTTAAATCAGAAACTGGTTTAGAATATGTAGAAGATACAACATATTgtacttattttatattaaaacagTTTGAGGGACCTGAATATGATGCTCTCCATAAAAGTGCTCATAG AATATTGGGACCGACGGCGCTTCTGCAATTGGCAGAAAGAAAGGACACATTACCTAGTATTAACAGACCTATGTATACACAAGCTATGGTAGGCATGGTGGTAGTATTTACTGGATTTAGGAAAAAGGATGAATTG ACTAAATTGATCAACATGATCCATAACATGGGTGGAAGTATTAGAAAAGAAATGGGTGCAAAAGTGACACATCTCATTGCTAATTGTTGCGGTGGAGATAAGTATAGATATGCTGTCACATTTCGGGTACCAGTAATGTCTATGGATTGGGTGACAGCTTTATGGAATGCCAAAAACGATATTTTCATTTATGGAAATAGTGAAGAACTG ATCACTACTTATAAGCTGAAGCCATTTTTTGGTGCAAAAGTATGTTTCTTTGGTTTCCCCGAAGAAGAAAAACGTCACATGTGTGAAGTTTTGCAACAACAAGGTGGTGAATCTACTGAAATTGACGATCCAAATTGTACACATGTG GTAACAGATGTAGGAAGTGGTGAATACAAGAAACGCAACAATGCTTTTGACATGCTATCATACACTAAAAATCCTAATTACATTCCACGCTATTACACAAAAACAAAACCATTTTCCTTTACCTTTTACAATCCATATACTAATACTATCCCTAACACAAAAACAGTAAATTTATCACATACCTGCAATATTAATTACGCGAAAATGCCAACAAAATTGAACACTAAATATTTCTTGCATCGTTTGTCTTCTTCTTTGCCACAGTCTCTAGACTACAAAGAAAGTAAATTTAATTATTCCAATTCAGATAATATTAGTCAAGACTCGGCTATTTGTATGGATGATAATTTCTGTGATGGTACAAATTTACCAGATGAGTCTTATATGTCTGAATTTTCTATTCCACGAGCAGATTCAGGCATTGATATGTCTTCAACAAAGAACTCTTACAACAAAACTCAAGCAAGAGGTTTAATTGTATCAGAACAAACTAATTTTCCTGCAATACTTACGACATTGGAttctatatttttatcttcATTAGCTAACAACGCAAAGAAGCCAGAAGATACTATATCTGATATTTCATGTGATAATACTGGTAATGAAAATGTAGAGGATGAATTGAGGCCTCATAACTTCCAATCTTCTACACTCTGTAAAAAAAGAATTATTCCATATGCAAATAATCACCATTTTGATACCAAGTCACAATTGTTGAAATCTTGCAAAAATGCACAGTATTCGCAGAGCTCTCTTTTTcttaatagaaaaattataaCTCCTAGACGGTATATTAAATGGCGAAAAGTAAAGTCTTGCGTTGCAATTCATAAAATTGATTCTCCAgacaaaattaaatttaaaagaatttattCTCACCCTAATTTATTTAGACGATTTGACGCGGAACTTAATGATTCTCTTTTACATAACCCTCTAACACCAATGACAAAGAAAAAAAGTTTTTTGAATACACGTAAATTGAGTTCATCTATGTTGTCAAAGCTTAGCCATATAAATTTGCCATTATTTAAACAGTATGTAGTTAGTCCTTCCAAAAAGACTCTAGAAACTCATCCGAGACAGAAATATACTCCCTTGCCAAGTCCTCTCCCTGTACTTGCAAAGGTAGCAAAGTTATCAAGTACTGAATATGGTTTGAGAAGTACGTTTACATCTTGCggaaaatatttgaatcttTCTTCTAAAACTTGTGATTCAGAAGATGATTATGTAAAATGTGAACAATCAGAGGACACACAATTATTCTCG GTTGTGGATGAATCAAATGTGAATGCATTACCGGATTTGGCTTCTGTAAGAGCTCATATCGTAAAAGCTGAATGGTTTTGGACATCTGTGCAAAATGAGGGTGCGGCTGATGAAAAGgaatatttatttgaagat TATTTGGAATCTGTTCTATCGCCAACGATATCATCTAGACGTGATAGCCAACAAACAACTACTCCAAGCACAGCATCTACAAGACGAAAACGTAAACGACTAGCAGAAACTTTGTCTAGTTTGGTTCAAAACGGAGCAGATTCACCAGCTCTACATAAAAGGCGATCCAGCATTAGTGATGCCGGTCTTTTGAGTGTTAGTGGAAGCTTTCTTGATTGCACAGCAAGCCCAGATAAGCCATTACTTGATG ATATTCCAGAAGTGGAAGCTGTGAATACTGATAGCTCTAGAAAAAATTTATCACCTCGTCATCAAGTTTTCTTAGAGTTAGTGCAAACTGAGTCGAATTATGTTGGCATTCTCAGTACAATTATGACG TTGTTCAAATCACCATTAGAAGATCTCATAGATACAAGTGGCGAGTTGTTAAACGGTACAGAAGCTAAAATTATATTTGGTAATTTTCCACCTATTTATGACGTTCATAAAAAGATGTTAGAAGAATTAAGATATAGTGCAACACACTGGATGGAGGACATTAGTATAGGCAATATATTTCTAAAGTTTGCACCAGACCTAGTCAAGGCATATCCACCGTATGTCAACTTCTTCGAAAATACAAAGGAAATGCTCGACCAATGTGATCAAAATAAACCGCGATTTCATGCCTTTTTGAAGGTTTGTCAGACAAAACCTGAATGTGGCCGACAAAGTTTGAAGGAGTTGTTGATTAAACCAGTACAAAGGTTACCCAGTATTAGTCTATTATTAAATG ATATCCTTAAacatacaaataaaaataatccagATCATAGCGCATTGGAGTTATCAATTAGCAGTATTAAGGAAGTCATGACGTACATAAATGAAGATAAAAGAAAAACCGAAGGTCAATTAGTTATGTTCgacatttttaatgaaattgatAATTGTCCGCCGCATTTAGTTTCCTCACATCGATCATTTATTGGTAAATGCGATGTGATGGAACTTAGTGAAGGTTTGAGTGGGCGTGGTGATCATTTAGTCTTATTTCTGTTCACTGATACACTCGAGATATGTAAAAAAAGATCAAAAGCCTTCAATTCATTAAAAAGTCCTAATACAGCAAACGGATTGCATGCAACCAAATTAAGTCAAGGAAAACCAtataaacatattaaaatgtTATCACTCAGTACAATAAAAAAAGTTGTGGACATACGAGAAACTGACG AATGTCATAAAGTATTTGCCTTAATGGTGAGAAGTAATCAGGAGTTAAAAGAAAAGctattttcatttacgattactGATGAAGAAGTaaataaaacaaattatttacggACTTTGTGTAGGCAAATGGCGAATACAGTATGTAAAGCTGATGCG GACACGTTCCTGATAAGTCTTGATTCGCATCAACTTGAAATTGACACAAGTGATGTAGCATTAGGAACTTTAAGTAAAGCATTTAA GAGcctatttcataatttttacctGGAGTATATGGACCCGTATGTGTTCCTACTCAATAGCATGTGTGAAACCACGTTACATGTCCCACTACC GTTTGCGTCTCGTACAAGGATGAAAGTCGGCAGAGCGTTTAGTTTTAACAAAACTCCAAGTAAACTGAAAAGAGCAATGTCAACAATGATGTCACCATTTGGATCAACGAATAGTCTGACTCCTGCAAGTCAACAGCTAGCACAGATGCGGCTTGCTAGTTGCAACAATATTAAC GAGCTGGGTAATGGTGGTTCAGGCTCGCCATCTAGAGATGATGTTCTAGTAGCACCCATGTCGGTTCAGCCGACACGAAAGGCCAAATGCAGTTCCCTCAGTATGGCTTCGTTAAGAAG